Proteins encoded in a region of the Lycium ferocissimum isolate CSIRO_LF1 unplaced genomic scaffold, AGI_CSIRO_Lferr_CH_V1 ctg383___fragment_2___debris, whole genome shotgun sequence genome:
- the LOC132044203 gene encoding actin-related protein 5-like gives MPFISQIERQTDYSSFNSSCPIVIDNGASYFRLGWAGENDPRIIFRNIVQRPRHKTTGETVTVVGDHNPALLKYFDCTRSGPRSAFENNVVYQFELMEYILDFGFDRLGADQSQIDHPILITECACNPVQSRGKMAELLFESYGVPSVAFGVDAAFSYKYNQQLGICNDTGLAISSGFNTSHVIPANVQKLDGKAA, from the exons AGGCAAACAGATTACAGTTCCTTCAACTCAAGTTGCCCTATTGTCATTGACAATGGCGCTTCCTATTTCCGTCTTGG GTGGGCAGGTGAGAATGACCCTCGCATTATCTTCCGTAATATTGTTCAGAGGCCTCGCCACAAAACCACTG GTGAAACAGTAACAGTTGTGGGTGATCACAATCCTGCACTTCTGAAGTACTTTGATTGCACACGTTCAGGACCTCGTTCAGCATTTGAGAACAATGTTGTTTATCAGTTTGAGCTAATGGAATAT ATCCTGGACTTTGGGTTTGATCGGTTAGGTGCTGATCAGTCACAG ATTGACCATCCTATCTTAATTACTGAATGTGCTTGCAATCCAGTTCAATCTCGTGGCAAAATGGCTGAGCTTCTCTTTGAGTCATATGGAGTTCCTTCAGTAG CATTCGGTGTAGATGCTGCATTCAGCTATAAATACAACCAACAGCTTGGAATTTGTAATGATACAGGCCTTGCAATCAGCTCTGGATTTAACACATCTCATGTCATCCCG